Genomic segment of Pseudothermotoga hypogea DSM 11164 = NBRC 106472:
GAATCCATCATGGACCTGTACGAGATCAAGCCGCACCCGACGGTGAAATTCGTGAAAGACGTGGCGGCGGGCATAGTTTTGTGGTATTCTCTTTTTGCGGTGGTCGTTGGCGTGATCGTTCTGGGTAGAGCCATGTTTGGTTGGAGCCAATCTGTAGGTAAACTAATCGCTCTGATTTTTGTTCTGCTCTTTCCAACAGTTTCTTTGATTTGGAGGGTCGTAAGTTCATGGCGCAAACGAAGATAAGGGTCGTCGTCGTGGATGATTCGGCGTTCATGAGGATGGTTTTGAAGGACATCATCGACTCACAACCGGACATGCAGGTGGTTGGAGTAGCGAAAGATGGGCTCGAAGCGTTGCAGCTGATCGAGGAGAAGAAACCTGACGTCGTCACGCTGGATGTCGAAATGCCCAGAATGAACGGAATCGAGGTGCTGAAGAGAATTGCGCAGAGATATCCCGTCAGAGTGATCATGGTCAGCAGTCTGACGGAAGAAGGTGCCGATATCACGATAACGGCTCTCACACTGGGTGCCGTCGATTTCCTCACGAAGCCTTCAGGTTCGATCTCTCTCACCTTCAGAGAGGTAGCAGACACGCTGGTCAGCAAAATCAGGAACGCGATGCTCGTTGATCCGAAGAGTGTTCTCACAAAGAAGATCGCCAGACCCACGGTAGCGAGAATCAAGATGCCTCTGCTGGGCAACAAAGCGGTGGTCATAGGTGCTTCGACTGGGGGACCAAGATCACTTGATGTGATCGTACCCGCGTTGCCTGAAGATTTTCCTGCACCTATCTTTCTGGTACAACACATGCCGCCGGTGTTCACGAAATCACTCGCCATGAGGTTGAACTCCATTTCCAAGGTGCGCGTGAAAGAAGCCGAAGATGGCGAGCCCGTGAACAAAGGAACTGTCTACGTGGCGCCCGGTGATTTCCACCTCGGTGTTCGAACGATGAATTCAACAGTTCAGCTTTATCTGGATAGATCAGATAAGATCAACAACGTAAGGCCCGCTGTGGATTTCACGCTGACGAAAGTCGCAGAAATCTACAAAAGCAACACCATTGCGGTCATACTGACTGGAATGGGAAGGGATGGCACCAAGGGTGCTTTCATGGTAAAGTACTATGGTGGGAAAGTCATCGCGGAGCACGAATCCACGTGTGTGGTTTATGGAATGCCAAAGGCTGTTGTGGAGGAAGGATACGCCGATTACATACTTCCTGCTGACAAGATAGCTGAAAAGTTGGTCGAGTTGGTTTGAAGAGGGGTCAGTTGGTATAATTATAAAAAGACAGAGGGGAGATGGGCGTGCGAAGGATTCTGTGTCTCTTGCTTATAGTGTTTCTCCTCACCGTTGTACTTGGGGGGTATTTGACGGTAACATATATCGTACAACAGGGTGATACGCTTTATGACATCGCGCGCAAGTTCAACGTTTCTCCCTCGACGATTCTGGATTGGAACGGCATAAACCCCTTGAGGCTTTCT
This window contains:
- a CDS encoding protein-glutamate methylesterase/protein-glutamine glutaminase, which gives rise to MAQTKIRVVVVDDSAFMRMVLKDIIDSQPDMQVVGVAKDGLEALQLIEEKKPDVVTLDVEMPRMNGIEVLKRIAQRYPVRVIMVSSLTEEGADITITALTLGAVDFLTKPSGSISLTFREVADTLVSKIRNAMLVDPKSVLTKKIARPTVARIKMPLLGNKAVVIGASTGGPRSLDVIVPALPEDFPAPIFLVQHMPPVFTKSLAMRLNSISKVRVKEAEDGEPVNKGTVYVAPGDFHLGVRTMNSTVQLYLDRSDKINNVRPAVDFTLTKVAEIYKSNTIAVILTGMGRDGTKGAFMVKYYGGKVIAEHESTCVVYGMPKAVVEEGYADYILPADKIAEKLVELV
- a CDS encoding diacylglycerol kinase family protein, translated to MSETLSSFIHAVEGFSEAIGKERNLKLHFAIGSFVLLISYVLELTANELLWLIFAVFSVIGMELLNTLVESIMDLYEIKPHPTVKFVKDVAAGIVLWYSLFAVVVGVIVLGRAMFGWSQSVGKLIALIFVLLFPTVSLIWRVVSSWRKRR